Proteins encoded together in one Triticum dicoccoides isolate Atlit2015 ecotype Zavitan chromosome 7B, WEW_v2.0, whole genome shotgun sequence window:
- the LOC119337207 gene encoding 50S ribosomal protein L1-like, with protein MAHLRLLLSHSRYHPHPHRLLPLFRFSTSNSGDPPPPTIKPVSYAPKPQAPPEEASSPDARSASPGWQDSPPRRFEQQPPNPPRQFTRQEVRFVKDAGPAIAPVSYPSRVAPLPEDRPAEDGAGEGVNEQDLRGEAERIEMNAERSRRSIFGVPVEEETVPYPSLIPVAKRPQKVAIDLVDALREIKTSANEKKRNFTETVEAHVMLGVDPRRGDQMVRGAITLPHGTGKTVRVAVFAEGPAAEEARAAGADVVGGDELIEEIRKGGGKLSFDKCIATPMFMPRLSKVARILGPRGLMPNPKLGSVTNDVSGAVKAAKSGRVDFKIDKTAIVHVGLGKINFSEESLRENIGAFVNALLLAKPVGLKKTSKYVGYVKKFTLSSTMGPGFPVTIPSLSAAADDYSKAHVS; from the exons ATGgctcacctccgcctcctcctttcCCACTCCCGCTACCACCCGCATCCCCATCGCCTCCTCCCGCTCTTCCGCTTCTCCACCTCCAACTCTGGCGACCCCCCACCGCCGACCATCAAGCCCGTTTCCTACGCCCCGAAGCCGCAGGCCCCACCCGAGGAGGCCTCCTCGCCGGATGCCCGGAGCGCTAGCCCCGGGTGGCAGGACTCGCCTCCCAGGAGATTTGAGCAGCAGCCGCCGAATCCGCCGCGGCAGTTTACGCGGCAAGAGGTGCGGTTCGTCAAGGACGCGGGGCCCGCGATCGCGCCGGTGTCGTACCCGAGCAGGGTTGCGCCACTTCCGGAAGACCGTCCAGCGGAAGATGGGGCTGGGGAAGGGGTGAATGAGCAGGATCTGCGCGGCGAGGCGGAGCGGATTGAGATGAATGCTGAGCGGTCGAGGAGATCCATCTTCGGCGTGCCGGTGGAGGAGGAGACGGTGCCGTACCCATCGCTGATACCCGTTGCGAAGCGGCCGCAGAAGGTCGCCATTGATCTCGTCGATGCACTCCGCGAAATCAAG ACCAGTGCAAATGAGAAGAAGCGGAATTTTACTGAAACAGTGGAAGCTCATGTGATGTTAGGCGTTGATCCACGTCGTGGTGaccag ATGGTCCGTGGCGCCATAACTTTGCCGCATGGCACTGGCAAG ACTGTTAGGGTAGCAGTATTTGCGGAAGGGCCTGCAGCAGAGGAAGCTAGAGCAGCTGGAGCAGATGTTGTTGGTGGTGACGAGCTGATTGAGGAGATTCGCAAAG GAGGAGGCAAACTAAGTTTCGACAAGTGCATAGCAACCCCAATGTTCATGCCTCGGCTTTCAAAG GTCGCTAGAATATTGGGTCCGCGTGGTTTGATGCCAAATCCTAAG TTAGGGTCTGTGACAAATGATGTTTCTGGTGCTGTCAAAGCGGCAAAATCAGGTCGTGTTGATTTCAAGATAGATAAAACTGCTATAGTGCATGTTGGCCTTGGAAAG ATCAATTTTTCTGAGGAGAGTTTACGTGAAAATATTGGTGCTTTCGTAAATGCACTTTTACTTGCTAAGCCGGTGGGCTTAAAGAAAA CTTCAAAATATGTTGGATACGTGAAGAAGTTCACGCTGAGTAGCACA ATGGGACCTGGATTTCCTGTTACTATACCATCGCTATCGGCAGCTGCTGATGACTATAGCAAGGCGCATGTGAGCTAA